The Pseudanabaena galeata CCNP1313 genome includes a region encoding these proteins:
- a CDS encoding ABC1 kinase family protein → MPALSSEPNYRWSRDNYSELARTIDIWRTVLTFSWMVWIDGKKWSYVGGKTEAKVKKRTRKRAIWLRESMLQLGPTFIKVGQLLSTRADILPTESVEELSKLQDKVPAFTAEKARQIIEGDLGKPIETMFGYFDPVPLAAASLGQVHKAQLHTGEEIVVKVQRPGLLKLFAIDLGILKRIAQYFQNHPKHGRGRDWVGIYEECSKILYEEADYLNEGKNADTFRRNFRSDRRIMVPRVYWRYASRRVLALEYMPGIKVSNYEALEAAGIDRKAIARIGAEAYLEQLLNHGFFHADPHPGNLAVTGKGELIFYDFGMMGQIQSITRDKLLRTFFGIAQKDAEAVINSLIELGALEVTGDTGPIRRSVQYMLDNFMGQSMEKQSVAAISDDLYDIAYDQPFRFPATFTFVLRAISTLEGLGKGLDPSFNFMEVAKPYATNLMENGSAKESGNLSTAFLGELGRQAAQVSNTAIALPRRIDDTLAKLDRGDIRVRVKSQETDRLLRRLSNVGIGAIYALLGATCLLCATLLFINSLQIPAIIAAIVAGLFILSLLRLLSKIDRPER, encoded by the coding sequence GTGCCAGCCTTATCCTCTGAACCCAATTATCGCTGGAGTCGTGACAACTACTCTGAACTCGCCCGCACCATCGACATTTGGCGTACAGTCCTAACATTTTCGTGGATGGTTTGGATTGATGGCAAAAAATGGAGCTATGTTGGAGGAAAGACTGAAGCCAAGGTTAAAAAACGTACTCGCAAGAGAGCTATCTGGCTAAGGGAGTCCATGCTGCAATTGGGCCCCACATTTATTAAGGTTGGGCAATTGCTTTCGACTCGTGCTGATATTTTGCCAACTGAGTCCGTTGAGGAGCTATCAAAGTTGCAAGATAAAGTTCCAGCTTTTACAGCCGAAAAAGCTAGGCAAATCATTGAGGGGGATTTAGGTAAACCGATCGAGACTATGTTTGGGTACTTTGATCCAGTTCCCCTTGCAGCAGCTAGTCTGGGACAAGTGCATAAAGCTCAATTGCATACAGGCGAAGAAATCGTTGTCAAAGTTCAACGGCCAGGATTATTAAAATTATTTGCGATCGATTTAGGGATTCTCAAGCGCATTGCTCAATACTTTCAAAATCATCCTAAACATGGACGGGGGCGCGACTGGGTTGGTATTTATGAAGAATGTAGCAAGATCCTTTATGAAGAAGCGGATTATTTAAACGAAGGTAAGAATGCGGATACTTTTCGGCGTAATTTTCGGAGCGATCGCCGCATTATGGTTCCGCGTGTGTATTGGCGCTATGCGTCTCGACGAGTGCTGGCTCTGGAATATATGCCAGGGATCAAAGTTAGTAATTATGAAGCTCTAGAAGCGGCTGGAATAGATCGTAAAGCGATCGCCCGAATTGGAGCCGAGGCATATTTAGAACAATTACTCAATCATGGATTTTTTCACGCCGATCCCCACCCTGGCAATCTCGCAGTGACGGGTAAAGGCGAATTGATTTTCTATGATTTTGGAATGATGGGACAGATCCAATCGATCACCCGCGATAAGTTATTAAGAACGTTCTTTGGGATTGCCCAAAAAGATGCGGAGGCGGTGATTAACTCGTTAATCGAACTAGGCGCGTTGGAAGTTACTGGTGATACTGGTCCAATTAGGCGATCGGTGCAATATATGCTCGATAACTTCATGGGACAGTCGATGGAAAAACAATCGGTTGCCGCAATCAGTGATGATTTGTACGATATTGCCTATGACCAACCCTTTCGATTCCCCGCTACATTTACCTTTGTCCTGAGAGCAATCTCTACACTTGAAGGACTAGGTAAAGGACTCGATCCCAGTTTTAACTTTATGGAAGTCGCTAAACCCTACGCAACAAACCTTATGGAAAATGGTAGTGCTAAAGAATCAGGAAATTTATCCACAGCCTTTCTAGGTGAACTGGGTAGACAGGCTGCACAGGTCAGTAATACGGCGATCGCCTTGCCCCGTCGCATTGATGACACTCTTGCCAAACTCGATCGCGGTGATATTCGGGTCAGGGTCAAATCTCAAGAAACCGATCGCCTATTACGCCGCCTCAGTAATGTCGGGATCGGAGCGATTTATGCTTTGTTGGGAGCAACTTGCTTATTGTGCGCCACGCTTTTATTTATTAACAGCTTGCAGATCCCAGCCATAATTGCGGCGATCGTCGCAGGGCTTTTTATATTAAGTCTATTACGATTGCTATCAA
- a CDS encoding CHASE2 domain-containing protein yields MSFNHLNPLRLLNKAIPRTVNKLQSSIFTIPVLIVILICTLQVLGLFQLLELKFLDKLFQLRTSEGLDSRIVMVTFDDRDLARVGRWPFPDNVVAKLITQVKAGNPRVIGLDVYRNLPVEPGFDELKKVFQATPNLIVAEKFVNPSVLPPPYIDYKNQVGFVDTVVDQDGTVRRGLLSIEKPNGEIIYSFSIKIALNYLASKGITPDTSSDKDHTVVLGKSRFTPLGSHQTGYGATDNGGYQILLNYRCQTECFQEISMTNVLDGKYPQNLFENRIVLIGSTAESLRDFFFSPYGSIPGVHIHANLISQIINGAINNRPFLQTYPKWVEGIWVLIWASIGVAGISSFLRGGSFVKAQFFAGILTFLVISMMGLVLISYISFLFSFWLSIFPALSSFLLSSVISIIQLGEKFRYASNIDELTQIANRRYFDRFLMKNFQTKQDLCVLICDVDHFKLYNDSYGHQDGDKCLQLVAQAINKSVRSGELAGRYGGEEFAVILPNTSYESALAVAERIVVNVRSLNIPHKSSMTNNVVTLSCGVACMESEDISSLDLLIKADRALYKAKEQGRNRAIGYKQ; encoded by the coding sequence ATGTCGTTCAATCATCTGAATCCGTTACGCTTGTTAAATAAAGCCATACCTAGAACCGTAAATAAACTTCAATCCAGTATATTTACGATTCCAGTTTTAATCGTGATTCTAATTTGCACGCTACAAGTATTAGGATTGTTTCAACTATTAGAGTTGAAATTTTTAGACAAACTTTTCCAACTAAGAACATCTGAAGGTTTAGACTCTCGCATAGTCATGGTCACTTTTGATGATCGTGATCTTGCAAGAGTTGGGAGATGGCCCTTCCCAGATAATGTAGTTGCAAAATTAATTACGCAAGTCAAGGCAGGAAATCCAAGAGTAATTGGTTTAGATGTATATCGAAATCTGCCAGTAGAGCCAGGTTTTGACGAATTAAAAAAGGTTTTTCAAGCTACTCCTAACCTAATTGTTGCTGAAAAATTTGTTAATCCGAGCGTTTTACCGCCGCCTTATATCGATTATAAAAATCAAGTTGGTTTTGTAGATACTGTAGTCGATCAGGATGGTACGGTAAGACGAGGACTACTGTCTATAGAGAAGCCTAATGGCGAGATAATTTATAGCTTCTCAATTAAAATCGCCCTAAATTATTTGGCTTCCAAAGGTATAACTCCTGACACATCTTCTGACAAAGATCACACAGTTGTTTTAGGAAAATCTAGATTTACCCCATTAGGTTCTCACCAAACTGGTTATGGTGCTACTGACAATGGTGGATACCAAATTTTGCTCAATTATCGTTGTCAGACGGAATGTTTTCAGGAAATTTCCATGACAAATGTTCTTGATGGTAAATATCCACAGAATCTGTTTGAAAATCGGATTGTATTAATCGGATCTACCGCAGAAAGTCTCCGAGATTTCTTCTTTTCTCCTTATGGATCAATTCCTGGTGTACATATCCATGCCAATTTGATATCACAAATTATTAATGGAGCCATAAATAACCGTCCATTTTTACAGACCTATCCAAAGTGGGTGGAAGGGATATGGGTTCTTATATGGGCTTCTATTGGTGTAGCTGGCATTTCAAGCTTTCTGAGAGGAGGCAGTTTTGTCAAAGCCCAATTTTTTGCAGGCATCCTAACCTTCCTTGTCATATCAATGATGGGATTAGTCTTAATTAGTTATATTTCTTTTTTGTTTAGTTTTTGGTTATCAATATTTCCTGCTTTGTCTTCATTTTTATTGAGTAGCGTAATTTCGATTATTCAACTTGGCGAAAAGTTTCGTTATGCATCAAATATTGATGAGTTAACGCAAATTGCCAATCGACGTTATTTTGATCGCTTTTTGATGAAAAACTTTCAGACAAAGCAAGACCTTTGCGTCCTCATTTGTGATGTTGACCACTTTAAGCTATATAACGACAGCTATGGCCATCAGGATGGAGATAAATGCTTACAATTAGTAGCACAAGCCATTAATAAATCTGTACGTAGTGGCGAACTTGCAGGTCGATATGGAGGAGAAGAATTTGCAGTGATTCTTCCCAATACTAGCTATGAATCAGCCTTAGCTGTAGCGGAAAGAATTGTTGTAAATGTGCGTAGCCTCAATATTCCTCATAAAAGTTCAATGACCAATAATGTTGTGACATTAAGCTGTGGGGTTGCGTGTATGGAGTCTGAGGATATTTCTAGTTTAGATCTATTGATTAAAGCAGATCGCGCTTTATATAAGGCTAAAGAGCAAGGCAGAAACAGAGCCATAGGATATAAACAGTAG
- a CDS encoding DUF928 domain-containing protein, translated as MYLNLSMMLSMMPKICLSTLTAILLPLAFTPEVMLAQTVNFKPPSGRAPKTTTGAATRDQSCLFDSAQPNKKTSPILPQTNYGLTTSSRPEILIFKTKSSARQIFFSLESEDGEQVYQTFSPLSSDVGFVKINFPSQAPDLIANKKYKWTMTFICGKALRPDSPAIAGWVQRTTPTQALTTKLRNASPIARVAIYGENGIWYDMINELYRLQKQSPDNSTISQAWEKLLKDHVVQSSESVTLVK; from the coding sequence ATGTACTTAAATTTATCAATGATGTTATCAATGATGCCTAAGATTTGCCTTTCGACATTAACAGCTATTTTACTGCCTTTGGCTTTTACTCCTGAAGTAATGTTGGCTCAAACAGTTAATTTTAAGCCTCCCAGTGGTAGAGCGCCTAAAACTACAACTGGAGCAGCAACTCGTGACCAAAGTTGTTTGTTCGACTCAGCCCAACCTAACAAGAAAACATCACCAATATTGCCACAGACAAACTATGGTTTAACAACTTCTAGTCGCCCAGAAATTTTGATATTTAAAACAAAAAGCAGTGCAAGGCAAATATTTTTTAGTCTTGAAAGTGAAGATGGCGAACAAGTTTACCAAACTTTTTCACCTTTATCATCAGATGTTGGATTTGTTAAGATTAATTTCCCCAGTCAAGCTCCCGATCTTATTGCGAATAAAAAATATAAATGGACAATGACATTCATCTGTGGGAAAGCGCTCCGACCAGACAGCCCCGCGATCGCAGGTTGGGTGCAACGCACTACCCCAACTCAAGCCCTCACCACTAAGCTGCGAAATGCATCACCAATTGCTCGAGTAGCTATATATGGTGAAAATGGCATTTGGTATGACATGATCAATGAACTCTATCGATTGCAAAAGCAATCCCCAGACAATTCAACAATTTCTCAAGCTTGGGAAAAACTGCTCAAAGATCATGTCGTTCAATCATCTGAATCCGTTACGCTTGTTAAATAA